The following DNA comes from Anaerotignum faecicola.
ATCGAGTTTGAAGGCGAAGGTGTGGTAACGGCTGCTGATATTCAGGCGGACCCGGATATTGAAATCATGAATCCGGATCAGGTGATCGCGACACTCAGCGGCGGCACAGACAGTAAGTTCTACATGGAACTGACGATCACAAAGGGCCGCGGCTATGTAAGCGCAGACAAAAACAAGAGTGAAGATTTACCGATTGGCGTGATTGCCGTTGATTCCATCTATACACCAGTAGAGCGCGTCAACATGACGGTACAGAACACCCGAGTAGGTCAGGTTACCGATTTCGATAAGC
Coding sequences within:
- a CDS encoding DNA-directed RNA polymerase subunit alpha — its product is GNSLRRIMLSSLPGAAVSQVKIDGVLHEFSSIPGVKEDVTEIIMNIKSLAIKNNSDTNEAKVAYIEFEGEGVVTAADIQADPDIEIMNPDQVIATLSGGTDSKFYMELTITKGRGYVSADKNKSEDLPIGVIAVDSIYTPVERVNMTVQNTRVGQVTDFDK